From Lepus europaeus isolate LE1 chromosome 3, mLepTim1.pri, whole genome shotgun sequence, a single genomic window includes:
- the LOC133756961 gene encoding S-phase kinase-associated protein 1-like produces the protein MPSIKLQSSDGEIFEVDVEIAKQSVTIKTMLEDLGMDDEGDDDLVPLPNVNAAILKKVIQWCTHNKDDPPPPEDDENKEKRTDDIPVWDQEFLKVDQGTLFELILAANYLDIKGLLDVTCKTVANMIKGKTPEEIRKTFDIKNDFTEEEEAQVRRENQWCEEK, from the coding sequence ATGCCTTCAATAAAGTTGCAGAGTTCTGATGGAGAGATTTTTGAAGTTGATGTAGAAATTGCCAAACAGTCTGTGACTATCAAGACCATGTTGGAAGATTTGGGGATGGATGATGAAGGAGATGATGACCTGGTTCCTCTACCAAATGTTAATGCAGCAATATTAAAAAAGGTCATTCAGTGGTGCACTCACAACAAGGATGATCCTCCTCCTCCTGAAGACGATGAGAACAAGGAAAAGCGAACGGATGATATCCCTGTTTGGGACCAGGAATTCCTGAAAGTTGACCAAGGAACACTTTTTGAGCTTATTCTGGCTGCAAACTACCTAGACATCAAAGGTTTGCTGGACGTTACATGCAAGACTGTTGCCAATATGATCAAGGGGAAGACTCCTGAGGAGATTCGCAAGACCTTCGACATTAAGAACGACTTTactgaagaagaagaagcccAGGTACGCAGAGAGAACCAGTGGTGTGAAGAGAAGTGA